The sequence ATTTAATTTCACTTGTCATGGGTTCTCTGATGCTGTTTTAGATGGTCGCTCCTTGTGAATCCTTTCCCACACTCTGAGCACTGGTAAGGCTTCTTCTCAGAGTGCATCTTCTCATGACGTCTTAGTGTCTCTTTCCGTGCAAACTTCTTCCCACAATGGGAGCAAACGTGATCCATCGGTCCTGAATGCTGTAGTTGGTGAGTAACCAGTTTGCCATCCGTATTAAAGCTCTCcccacactcaaagcacatataCGGCTTCTCGTCTGTGTGTGCAATCTTCCGGTGCTTCAGGAGGTAGGACGTGGAACTGAAGCTCTTTTTGCAGTCAtcacatttgtacattttcttctTTCCTGAATGACCCTGCATGTGCAGCTTCAGGCAACTTGCTGAGCTCAGGCATTTTCCACACTCTGAGCACTTGTGGACTTTGATCCCGGCATGAATGTCTTGATGCCTTTTGAAGGTGTCTTGACGAGTAAAGGTTTTTCCACAGGTGCTGCAGTCAAACAGAGTCTTGCTGGAATGGATTATGAGGTGACTCCTGAGAGTAGAGGAGGACTTGAAGGCCACACCGCATTGAGAACAGCTGTAACGTCTCTCGTCCGTGTGCACCACCTTGTGTGCTTTGAGATTTGCCAGCCTAGCGAAGCTCCTGCCACACTTCTTACAATGGAAAGGTCTTTCTCCTGTGTGTGTGACCTGGTGGGACCTCATACTGTTCTTGAAGCGAAAGCTCCTGTCACATTTTGGGCACTTGTAGGATTTCACCTCCGAGTGTACGGCCAGGTGTCTAGTTCGATCTCCTGAAGAGGGGAACCTTTTCCCGCAGTGTTCACAAGTGTagggtttctctccggtgtgaaggCGCTCATGCATTTTGAGGCTGTTGGGATGCTTGAAGGATCTGCTGCAGTATGTGCATTTGTAAGGGGTCTCGGAGGAATGGATCTTCATGTGTGATGTGAGGTGGCTCAACCTTTTGAAGCTGCTCTCACAGTCTGTGCAATGAAAAGGACGGTTGTCTTGGTGAATGGTTCGATGAGTTTTGAGTTCTTGCTTCCTCaagaaactcttcccacacacaGAACAGCTGAACGGCTTCTTCCCTGCGTGACTATCCAGGTGAACATCCAAGTCAGATTTATTGATGAACTTCTTGTCACATTGCGGGCACGGAAAGGGCCTTTCTCCGGTATGGGTTGCCCTGTGGACTCTCATAGCCGCCGCTGTGTTGAAAAACTTCCCACAATGATCACATTGGTGGGGCAGGGTGCCTATGTGCAACCGCAAGTGAGTACTTAGGGTACTTCGCCGAGAAAAGCTTTTCCCACATTGTGAGCAAGAGAatggcttctctccggtgtgggtCCTCAAATGGGACTTCAGTCCGCTCTCCCTGACGAACTTCTTTGTGCAATAAGAACAGTCCAACAGCTTCTCGCCAGTGTGTAGCCGCATGTGCATGGAGAGCTCATGTTTGCCAACATAACTCTTTCCGCAGGTGGAGCACTGGTGTGGCTTCTTCAAGGAGTGCACCTTCTCATGGGTTCTGAGGTCAGAGTTTCTTTTGAAACTCTTGCCACATTTTGGACAAAGGTTAGACCTTAATGATTTACAGGTAGTCGTGGGTGGTGGTTGAGAATACTCTCTAGATTCATTGGGTTCCTTTAAGATGGAACTCGGTGCAGAAACTGTGTCATGCAGCATCACATCTGTATCTACTTTCTCATTCCTAGAAGCAGTAATCATGTTTAAATCAAATGCTTTTAGGAGAAGCAAGGACGTTAACTCAGTGACTAGGCAAGCATAAGATATTTAGAGGTTGACTGTTGATTTCACATTTCTTATTTCAAAGCATTTATGTACTAACAAGACATCATTGATCTTTGCATTTTCATAAGCAGATAGAACACTCACCTGGTTTCATTGGTCTGCTCcctcttgaagaaaaaaaaaacatgttttgagaTGTGCTCTCTACTTGGAAGACATGTGCTGACACTTTTGACATCTTACCTTCACAGAGGCAATGTCCTCCACTGTATGTCCATATATAAGGGTTTCTTCTATGTTTGCCGTTAcgtttttttcagttgtttcatATTTGACATCCATCAACATCTGGACCATGGCACTGATGTCCTCTTCTGTCTTAATGCTGGCAATAGTGCTCATTACCACTGATAAGTCCTTCTCTACTGACTGCTGTTGGTGTTAGCATaggcatttacatttatgcatttggcaaacaCTATTATCCAAATAGCACCCAGCcttgagtttccataaacattccTTCTTATCTATTACTCATTTAGACAAATAACCCTTGATGTCACACATCGTAAAactaaacaacaataaaaaaaattaacaaatcaatcaattaatgAATCAAGTATATAAAGggctataaaaattattataaataattatattaggagtgtcaaactcagttcctggagggatcacggccctgcagagtttagttccaacacacaaaccatgtagttttcaaataagcctgaaggacttgattagctggatcaggtgcgtttaattagggttggaactaaactctgcagtttgacacccttggatgtgattaaatggaataaaataattaagtgataaatGCTTATGcttaagtgaatgaatgaatgaatgaatgaagagtaaattaatataaaagaaagtaaaacaatacaaatgtatATGGTTGCTGTCTTGGAGCAACACACACACGGGATCCTTAGATACTTCAGTATGCATTACATCAGCTCAGCATCAGAGGTAAGGAACACAAAAAGACTAGAAGGCTTTGCGGTTGGAAGTAGGAAATTTCAGCTCAAGTATTCCCACCTCCTGACTTCATCTAGAAAGTACCTTAATTTGACTTTGCATACTTAAACTCACTTACCATTTCACTTTCTGCACTCCCCACATGGAATGGTTTGAAGTTGCTGTCTTGAGAGGATTTACCTTCTGAGGTGAAGCGAGAAATACTTAAATGATGTAGAAGAACAGAACAGTGTGTCTCCTTCAAACAAACAGGACACTCCAGGGACTTGTTGAGCTCCCAGTAGCTTTGTAGACAGATTTTGCACAAGCTGTGGCAACATCTTAGAACAACACGGTCCTGTAAAAAGGAAGTGCAGAGATAGCACACAGAATCTGTGACAGGAAGGGGAAAGGTGGCAGCCATATTGTCACAGATAATCAATCATGTTTTATCAAGTAGTTGTTTTGTTAACTGGTAAAATGTGACTGCTGCATTCTTCCTCTCGTTTACTCAATAAGTTGAACTGACAAATAATAATCAATTAGGAGCACTAGCACCATCTAATGGTCAGGATGCTATTTAATGAATGATCTCTGTAATTCTGTACCAATTTTAAAGAACAAAATGGGTTTGGAGCGACAAAAGACCGCAATTAAATAAtgtcactgtttttgtttttgggccACTGGCTGACATAAATGTTTCCTTTACTGCAGAAAGAACATCACTATAGGTCATAACAGGGCTTGCAGATACTTTCATCTGCAGTAAAACATGAAATGCTTTGAAAATCCATCCAATTGTGCCAGAACTGCAGCAGCATGTACTGATTCTATCAACATAGATAAGAACTGAGGGAAACCATTGATGGGTCATTTGTGCTTTAACATCAAAGGTAATAGAGGTACACTGGTGCTGTATGGGCGGTCTTTGTACTGTATACTGCAGTAAGGTTTTCAAACATAACTGaagtaatttcacagtattgttAAATCATGTTAGCTGAAGGGGAAATTCGCATTGTTCTGGATTAAAGACAAATGTTACTTATTATGCAGTGAAATTTAATTGTAactaaatttgacaaaaaaattacagGCTGAATCATATAGTCATCTATATAATGTAGCATTAATAGGGATTTTCTTTTCAGGGAGTAAAAATATATTCACTGAAATTTGTACAGTTGTTTCATGATGTcctaatagttatttttattttcatattattgatTTGTTAagcttaaaaagttaaaaaggcaTAAAAAGTTAATTGTATTTGGTTATTTTACCCGAGTAAACTTTATTCTGTTAAAATTCTGGTTCTGTGATCCCAGATTATGAGTGTCTGTGAATAAAGAACATCTCCCATTTTTTAAGTCTGAAAAATGTATCTATTTCATTTTGCTAAGCACATTTCACATATTTCATTCAGATGCCtacttatttcaaaataaaataactaatgaatCTCCCTTTTTTAATGTGCATCCTTAAAGGATTCTACATTTaacagaatataaaaacaaacaatctcaTGCTGGACAAATCATTGTAGTAGAGCAGTTATCTTTATTAGGAATAATGGCACCATGATTTATCATGGTTGAACACACAAGAATCAACATATACCTTGATGTATGGGTAAAACGTAAATTGAAGAACCAGAATGaagtccaaaaaaatatatatattcaccaaCAATAAAGCACATTTCTCCTTTGTCTTTCCATTGGTGGTACGCCTTAAAAGACGTATTTATATTCAGCCCAGTTCACCTTAGACTTCAGCTCTGCAGGTCTAACAGgaacaaataaaaatggtttgGTCGCTTAAATAAACTCAATGCTTTCAGTGCTGAAGGTTTAGTCATCTAAGAAGTCGTCATCCAGATTGACGTCTGTGGTGTCAATGTCATCAAGCTCCATGTTATCCAAATCATCCTCCAGATCatcaataatttaaaagaaatcagATTGTGAGGTTACATCAAGTCTGATATTAATAcgttttaagagtgtattttgaCCAAATACCTTCTGTTCTGCCGCTGTTGTCTTGGGAGGCTCTTTCTGTGTCTCCTCAACCTTCTGAGCAGGCTGGGATTCTGCATGACTCATAGTAGACTCTGCTGCAACTACTGGAGCCGAGACAGCTGCCGTCGCCGAGGCCAAAACACCCACATCCTCTGGGGCCTCCTCTGCGTCTTCACCTGATGAACATACACAGGCCAATTGATTAGTTCATGCACAAAGACATATTAGACCACACTGTTGTTCTGGTATTATTGGCTATACTGTAATACCATCAACAAAATTAGtgtttcataaacaaacacacacctgcatgGGAGTGGGGATAATTCCTTTGGGTTCGTAACCACTGGCCTCTTCCAACACATTTCTTTCTTCATTGGGCtacagaaagaaaatgagaagaagaaaaaaacattggctGCACAGTCACTTTAATTATAAAGGTGCATTATACACACATAAAACTTActtgatttaaatatgaacaaacttttttttttttataacaaaccagcaaaaaatatttacaaactgAGCAGCAAGCACtataactgtaatgtttttacaATATAGTGCCCCTTTTGGGTGGAATCTGGTTATATTTGCTAGTTTTGATTTAACATAGGTCAGTGAGAAAATAATCTGCAAACGCACTGCTTGGATCCCATATAAGTAAACAGCGAAGGAGATTTTGTAAgacagtgttgttactgttaattaaaactaaaactattatatgTTATTGCAAttgaaaatgctgaaataaaatacaaaatttagatGAACATCTTTTTaggaaattaaaaactgaaaaaaaaaatgaagtactACAaatactaaaaccaaaataaaaaataaattaatgctaaataaaacaaaataaaaatgacttaaattgaCGAAATGTGAACATGTAGAAAagacaacaaaatattaataagaaaagtatataaataatagtaaaataccACTAAGTGaagatgaaaagaaagagagagagagagagacaaaaaaaaaaatagagtcgTTTTCTTACCGTAACCAGTGGGTAGTCCGAGGCAGGTCTTGTTTGGCCAAGGCAGGTCTCTCTCAGGTACTGCTCTGCCACAAAGGCCTCTCTCAGACCTGGGAACAAGTTCTCATACTCTGTGGGGTCTGCCAGAGACTCAGCCGCCTTCTGATTTACTTTAGACAAACTCTCTCTCCAAAGCTTCACCACCCTGTGAACAAACACAGATATACAGATTTGTAAAGGTAACATTTCAttctctgagaaaaaaatatctatgacaaatttattttaatttagtgcacAGTTGTCTTAATTTTTATGAGTTTGATCAAATACGAGTCAAAAAGAGACTCAATTTTAGGTATTTCACACTAGAAAATGAAGATAAAGACAAGTGCATACTGAATCTTACATAGTGTACTCTGATTGTAATCTGAacagaaaattagcatattatttaGCATACTATTTTCTATTCATACTATTTTTTCTAGTAGCATGTCATATGCCCTTCTAAAATAAACCGTTGCTTTACTGCTATGGCAGTGAACAGACCTGGATACTTGGCTGGGCAGATATGTGCGGGCAAGAAAGGCTGCTTCTGGTAGACGATTTGTCTTGATCAGAAGCTCCAAACAGTTGTCCAGTCTGGCAAGACAAACAGACAATAAAAATCAACTAAAAACacaactatatttaaaaataacaatctgTGACTGAAACATGACTTCCTCTAGCCTTGTAGTGTAATTACTAGAAGACTATAAAATGAGAATCCACAAGAGTAAAACATCTGTAGTCaacatttctctatttttatttcagctgacGAAGGTTTTTTCTCCTGTGATGCTTACTTTCCCTGCAGGAAGTAGGTCATGAAGGCAACATTGTTTTTGCCGTCACGCTCTGCCCCCTCTGCAAGCTTGGCAACCATAGCGGCGTTGCCAGATGCAGTGGCCAGCAGCAGCAGTCCTCCATAGTCCTGGGCATGATGGAGACACTCCTGAGCCAAACCAAACTGGCACTTACTGATGGCCAACTCTGCCAGCTGCTTCCACTTCTGCTCCGACTACAGaagaaaaacagtaacattagACACCTTCATTATATTAGCTTTCATGGAGAATATTGTACAttactgttacaaaaaaaaaatattttttttttcttacttcaataaatgttaaaataaataaagcattaagcAATTGAGCTTGGCCTGCACTAGGGGGCTGTTTCACCAGTGTACAATAACACACCTCAGCTTCTACTGCTAGCTGATAAGCAATTTTCAGCTCTCCTAACTGTAGCGCCAGCTCGAACCGGTGCTCTGGATCAGTGGACACGGCCAGAGCCTGCTGCTTGAAACCCTGCAGGCACACAAACAAAGATCCTTCAGATATCACAGAATATCATTTTGACTTGCTGCACATTTGGCAGCCAATCAATCTCTCTCTGGGTCTTCTAGACATACAATTGTATTGATCTTCAAAAGAACTTTAAAGTTATAACTTGTACTTCATCACAATGGATATTTTTCAAAACCTTCGATCaagaaaaatatttccaaaatatatggGTTAGTCTTAGCTGCTGTTATTTTACCAGAGCAAgaacattataattttatacCTTACATTATGCAAATCATAACTTACAGGCAAACATGTAAAGTCTTACCTGTTTTTCCAGGAAGTGGGCAACTCTGGTTCTCTGTTCTTTCGGAATGGTGGGCAGCACTTTGTCTGCCATACCAAAATCTCTGCGCATGACGGCAGTCTGGTACTCCAGGACAGACACCAGAA is a genomic window of Cyprinus carpio isolate SPL01 chromosome B2, ASM1834038v1, whole genome shotgun sequence containing:
- the si:ch211-119o8.6 gene encoding zinc finger protein 345 yields the protein MAATFPLPVTDSVCYLCTSFLQDRVVLRCCHSLCKICLQSYWELNKSLECPVCLKETHCSVLLHHLSISRFTSEGKSSQDSNFKPFHVGSAESEMQSVEKDLSVVMSTIASIKTEEDISAMVQMLMDVKYETTEKNVTANIEETLIYGHTVEDIASVKREQTNETRNEKVDTDVMLHDTVSAPSSILKEPNESREYSQPPPTTTCKSLRSNLCPKCGKSFKRNSDLRTHEKVHSLKKPHQCSTCGKSYVGKHELSMHMRLHTGEKLLDCSYCTKKFVRESGLKSHLRTHTGEKPFSCSQCGKSFSRRSTLSTHLRLHIGTLPHQCDHCGKFFNTAAAMRVHRATHTGERPFPCPQCDKKFINKSDLDVHLDSHAGKKPFSCSVCGKSFLRKQELKTHRTIHQDNRPFHCTDCESSFKRLSHLTSHMKIHSSETPYKCTYCSRSFKHPNSLKMHERLHTGEKPYTCEHCGKRFPSSGDRTRHLAVHSEVKSYKCPKCDRSFRFKNSMRSHQVTHTGERPFHCKKCGRSFARLANLKAHKVVHTDERRYSCSQCGVAFKSSSTLRSHLIIHSSKTLFDCSTCGKTFTRQDTFKRHQDIHAGIKVHKCSECGKCLSSASCLKLHMQGHSGKKKMYKCDDCKKSFSSTSYLLKHRKIAHTDEKPYMCFECGESFNTDGKLVTHQLQHSGPMDHVCSHCGKKFARKETLRRHEKMHSEKKPYQCSECGKGFTRSDHLKQHQRTHDK